One window from the genome of Rhizobium sp. NZLR1 encodes:
- the trxA gene encoding thioredoxin: MATVKVDINNFQSEVLESAEPVVVDFWAEWCGPCKMIAPSLEEIAVEMEGKVKVAKLNIDENPELAAQFGVRSIPTLAIFKGGEVADISVGAKPKTALSNWISSAA, from the coding sequence ATGGCTACCGTGAAAGTCGATATCAATAACTTCCAGTCGGAAGTTCTGGAATCCGCAGAACCCGTCGTCGTCGATTTCTGGGCCGAATGGTGCGGTCCGTGCAAGATGATTGCTCCGAGCCTCGAAGAAATCGCTGTCGAGATGGAAGGCAAGGTCAAGGTCGCCAAGCTGAATATCGATGAGAACCCGGAACTCGCTGCACAGTTCGGTGTGCGCTCCATTCCGACCCTTGCAATCTTCAAGGGCGGCGAAGTTGCCGATATCTCTGTCGGCGCAAAGCCGAAGACGGCCCTTTCGAACTGGATTTCGAGCGCTGCCTGA
- a CDS encoding adenylate kinase, which yields MRLIMLGPPGAGKGTQAARLAERLGVPQLSSGDMLRAAAAKGLPVGLAARDLMARGELVGDGIVVNCVLECIAEPGAASGFILDGFPRTLGQARALDEALEKAHLGLDAVLELNVDESVLLDRIIYRAREAKAAGRPVRADDNPEALKVRLEAYRTQTQPLADYYRTAGLLRTVNGLRPVDEVTSSLVAELRLHRKPESEQTSLSRAEFE from the coding sequence ATGAGATTGATCATGCTTGGACCGCCGGGGGCGGGCAAGGGAACGCAGGCAGCGCGCCTCGCCGAGCGGCTGGGCGTGCCGCAGCTGTCATCGGGAGATATGCTGCGCGCCGCTGCCGCCAAGGGCTTGCCGGTTGGCCTTGCGGCGCGCGACCTTATGGCGCGGGGCGAACTGGTTGGCGACGGCATCGTCGTCAATTGCGTCCTCGAATGCATCGCCGAGCCGGGCGCTGCGTCCGGCTTCATCCTCGACGGCTTTCCCCGCACGCTGGGACAGGCGCGGGCCCTCGATGAAGCGCTCGAAAAGGCACACCTCGGTCTGGATGCGGTGCTCGAACTGAACGTCGACGAATCCGTGCTGCTAGACCGCATCATCTATCGGGCGCGCGAGGCCAAGGCCGCAGGCCGGCCGGTGCGCGCCGACGACAATCCGGAAGCGCTGAAAGTCAGGCTCGAGGCCTACCGGACGCAGACGCAGCCGCTCGCGGACTACTACCGCACCGCCGGGCTCCTACGCACCGTTAATGGGCTGAGGCCCGTCGATGAGGTTACGTCCAGCCTTGTTGCGGAATTGCGGCTCCATCGCAAGCCCGAAAGCGAACAAACCAGTCTGTCGCGGGCCGAATTCGAATGA
- the acs gene encoding acetate--CoA ligase produces MTDNGNNQVTGAYPVPKEWAERAFIDSERYAAMYAASIADPEGFWGEHGKRIHWFKPYGTVKNTSFEPGKVSIKWFEDGTTNVSYNCVDRHLPERGDQIAIIGVRDDPKDDAVRITYRELHAHVMKWANVLKKQGVKKGDRVTLYLPIIPEAAYAKLACARIGAVHSFVVGGYASDRLASCIADAASTVVVTADQSPRGGRNKPMKVNVDAALDKLPEVVTSVIVVKRTGAAVSMLKGRDHYYDELAVTVPDECPPEEMNAEDPLFILYTSGSTGKPKGVVHTTGGYLVYAAMTHEYVFDYRHGDVYWCTADVGWVTGHSYMVYGPLANCATTLMFEGVPNFPDQGRFWEVIDKYKVNIFYTAPTVIRLLMGAGDDFVTRSSRSSLRLLGTVGEPIDPKSWEWYYNVVGDKRCPVIDTWWQTETGGILITPLPGATDLKPGSASKPFFGVKPELVDKAGDVLDGVADGYLVIADSWPGQMRTLYRDHERFEAYFSTYPGKFYTGDGCRRDADGYLWITGRVDDVINVSGHRMGTAEIESALVAHAKVSEAAVVGYPHKIKGQGIYAYVTLIDGENDDDDLRKELVSWVRGKIGPLASLDKIQFAPGLPKTHSGKILRRILGKIAEDDFADLGDTSTLVDPAVVDDLIVNRQNRKDG; encoded by the coding sequence ATGACAGATAACGGCAACAATCAGGTGACAGGCGCCTATCCGGTTCCGAAGGAATGGGCCGAGCGCGCTTTCATCGACTCGGAGCGCTACGCGGCAATGTATGCGGCTTCGATCGCCGACCCCGAGGGGTTCTGGGGCGAGCACGGCAAGCGCATCCACTGGTTCAAGCCTTACGGCACCGTCAAGAACACCTCGTTCGAGCCGGGCAAGGTTTCGATTAAATGGTTCGAAGACGGCACCACCAATGTCTCCTATAATTGCGTCGACCGGCATCTGCCCGAGCGGGGCGATCAGATCGCCATCATCGGGGTGCGGGACGACCCGAAAGATGACGCCGTCCGGATCACCTATCGCGAACTACACGCCCATGTTATGAAATGGGCGAACGTCCTGAAGAAGCAAGGCGTCAAGAAGGGCGATCGCGTCACCCTCTACCTGCCGATAATCCCCGAAGCCGCCTATGCGAAGCTCGCCTGCGCGCGCATCGGCGCGGTCCATTCCTTCGTCGTCGGCGGTTACGCGTCCGATAGACTGGCAAGCTGCATCGCCGATGCCGCGAGCACCGTCGTGGTGACCGCAGACCAAAGCCCACGCGGCGGGCGCAATAAGCCGATGAAGGTCAATGTCGACGCGGCGCTGGATAAGCTCCCCGAGGTGGTGACAAGCGTCATCGTTGTCAAGCGGACCGGCGCGGCCGTCAGCATGCTGAAAGGCCGCGATCACTATTACGACGAACTGGCCGTGACCGTTCCCGACGAATGCCCGCCCGAGGAAATGAACGCTGAGGACCCGCTGTTCATCCTCTATACGTCGGGTTCCACCGGCAAGCCGAAAGGCGTGGTGCACACGACGGGCGGTTATCTCGTCTATGCGGCGATGACACATGAATATGTCTTCGATTATCGCCACGGCGACGTCTACTGGTGTACGGCCGATGTCGGCTGGGTGACCGGCCACTCCTATATGGTCTACGGGCCTCTGGCGAACTGCGCGACTACGCTGATGTTCGAGGGCGTGCCGAACTTCCCGGATCAGGGTCGTTTCTGGGAAGTCATCGACAAGTACAAGGTCAACATCTTCTATACGGCGCCGACGGTGATTCGCTTGCTGATGGGTGCCGGCGACGACTTCGTGACGCGCTCCTCGCGCTCTTCACTGCGCCTGCTCGGCACGGTCGGCGAGCCGATCGATCCCAAGTCTTGGGAATGGTACTACAATGTGGTCGGCGACAAGCGCTGCCCTGTTATCGATACGTGGTGGCAGACCGAGACCGGCGGCATCCTGATTACGCCGCTGCCTGGCGCCACCGACCTGAAGCCAGGCTCCGCCAGCAAGCCCTTCTTCGGCGTCAAGCCCGAGCTCGTGGATAAGGCGGGAGACGTGCTCGACGGCGTTGCAGACGGCTACCTGGTGATCGCCGACAGCTGGCCGGGCCAGATGCGCACGCTGTACCGTGATCATGAGCGCTTCGAGGCATATTTTTCCACCTATCCCGGCAAATTTTACACCGGCGACGGCTGCCGGCGCGATGCGGACGGTTATCTCTGGATCACCGGCCGCGTCGACGACGTCATCAACGTCTCCGGCCACCGCATGGGCACGGCGGAGATCGAATCCGCCCTTGTCGCCCACGCCAAGGTCTCGGAAGCCGCGGTAGTCGGCTATCCTCACAAGATTAAGGGTCAGGGCATCTACGCCTACGTCACCCTCATAGATGGCGAAAACGACGACGACGACCTGCGGAAGGAACTCGTTTCCTGGGTGCGCGGGAAGATCGGCCCCCTCGCTTCGCTCGACAAGATCCAATTTGCCCCCGGCCTGCCGAAAACCCACTCGGGAAAAATTCTGCGCCGCATCTTGGGCAAGATCGCTGAGGACGATTTTGCCGACCTCGGTGACACCTCGACGCTCGTCGATCCCGCGGTCGTCGACGATCTGATAGTCAACCGACAGAACCGGAAGGATGGCTGA
- a CDS encoding malonate decarboxylase subunit alpha, with protein MPERHQIAFYGKGGIDKSTTKIVSGAEAVAMIRSGDTVAFSGFVGIGTPEAVICALEKRFLETGEPSNLTLFFAAAPGDGKDKGLNRLAHDGLVKRLIGGHFKLVPKLAELAVSGKCEAYNLPLGIISHLFREIAVGKPRLISKVGLRTFVDPRIDGGKLNSNTTEDLVELTAIDGEPGLLYKTFPIHVAILRGTTADPSGNVTMEKEALTLDNLTIATAAKNSGGIVIAQVERIGAAGSLNPRDVKIPGHLVDYVVVAEPEHHMQTYATQYNGAFSGELRTPPDRAASMELNERKIIVRRCALELRKGDVVNLGIGMPEGLAAVATEENIINQLTLTTESGTIGGTPQRGLDFGAAINPESIIDQNQMFDFIDGGGLDLACLGFAQVDAQANVNVSRFGDVLAGAGGFINISQNTRLLFFCGTFTKDLRTEIRDGKLVILQEGQAKFIEKVEQITFSGEYARETHQTVLIVTERCVFSLIPEGLELIEVAPGIDIERDILAHMEFRPIIRQPREMAAVIFADGPMNLDQLLLERLLSEGIDFDAERSTRPARYGLDAGNLVTPSFEEKPTMPTSQTPDIQTLTNQINEMLAKFNMPGADPAALVREQARNIEAFAQATQVANKGAYGVVEKQLELFRAASSQLLMMFEDAALAPKERGELAKQAYEVALIGSREITSMAVKASENAFAITRKRMTEIFEQFRKAATIGKDT; from the coding sequence ATGCCAGAACGGCATCAGATTGCATTCTATGGAAAGGGCGGAATTGACAAATCCACTACCAAGATTGTCTCCGGCGCCGAAGCCGTCGCGATGATCCGCTCGGGCGATACAGTCGCCTTTTCCGGCTTCGTCGGAATCGGTACGCCGGAGGCGGTGATCTGCGCCCTTGAGAAGCGTTTCCTCGAAACGGGCGAGCCGAGCAATCTCACCCTCTTCTTTGCCGCCGCCCCGGGCGACGGCAAAGACAAGGGCCTCAACCGACTTGCGCATGACGGGCTGGTGAAACGCCTCATCGGCGGGCATTTCAAGCTGGTGCCGAAGCTGGCGGAACTGGCGGTCAGCGGCAAGTGCGAGGCCTACAATCTGCCGCTCGGGATCATTTCCCATCTCTTCCGCGAGATCGCTGTGGGAAAGCCCAGGCTGATCTCGAAAGTCGGACTTCGGACCTTCGTCGACCCGCGCATCGACGGCGGCAAGCTCAATTCCAACACGACGGAAGACCTCGTCGAGCTCACGGCAATCGACGGTGAGCCGGGGCTCCTCTACAAGACCTTCCCCATCCACGTCGCCATCCTGCGCGGCACGACGGCCGATCCATCCGGCAATGTCACGATGGAGAAGGAGGCGCTGACGCTCGACAACCTGACGATCGCCACCGCCGCCAAGAACAGCGGGGGTATTGTCATCGCGCAGGTCGAGCGGATCGGCGCCGCCGGTTCGCTGAACCCTCGCGACGTCAAAATCCCCGGCCACCTGGTCGACTACGTCGTCGTCGCCGAGCCGGAACATCACATGCAGACCTATGCGACCCAATACAACGGCGCCTTCTCCGGCGAACTCCGCACGCCGCCGGACCGCGCCGCCTCCATGGAACTGAACGAACGCAAGATCATCGTGCGGCGCTGCGCCTTAGAACTGCGGAAGGGAGATGTCGTCAATCTCGGCATCGGCATGCCGGAAGGGCTTGCGGCGGTCGCGACGGAAGAGAATATCATCAACCAGCTCACGCTCACCACCGAATCCGGCACCATCGGCGGCACCCCACAGAGGGGGCTGGATTTCGGCGCGGCCATTAACCCCGAATCGATCATCGACCAGAACCAGATGTTCGATTTCATCGACGGCGGCGGGCTGGACCTCGCCTGTCTCGGCTTCGCGCAGGTCGATGCGCAAGCCAATGTCAATGTCAGTCGGTTCGGTGATGTCCTCGCCGGGGCCGGCGGCTTCATCAACATTTCTCAGAACACCCGCCTTCTCTTCTTCTGCGGCACGTTTACCAAGGACCTGCGCACGGAGATCCGGGACGGCAAGCTCGTCATCCTGCAGGAAGGGCAGGCGAAGTTTATCGAAAAGGTCGAGCAGATCACCTTCTCGGGCGAATATGCCCGCGAGACCCACCAGACCGTGCTCATCGTCACCGAGCGCTGCGTCTTCTCGCTGATCCCTGAGGGGCTGGAACTAATCGAAGTCGCGCCGGGGATCGATATCGAGCGCGACATCCTCGCCCATATGGAGTTCCGGCCGATCATCCGCCAGCCGCGCGAAATGGCGGCTGTGATCTTCGCCGACGGTCCGATGAATCTCGACCAGCTGCTGCTCGAACGCCTGCTTTCAGAGGGCATAGATTTCGATGCAGAGCGCAGCACGAGGCCCGCCCGCTATGGGCTAGACGCCGGCAACCTTGTAACCCCATCGTTTGAGGAGAAGCCCACCATGCCTACATCGCAGACCCCGGATATCCAAACGTTGACCAACCAGATCAACGAGATGCTCGCCAAGTTCAACATGCCGGGCGCCGATCCGGCAGCACTTGTTAGGGAGCAGGCCAGGAATATCGAGGCCTTCGCGCAGGCCACGCAGGTTGCCAACAAAGGCGCCTACGGCGTCGTCGAAAAGCAGCTGGAATTGTTCCGCGCGGCTTCCTCACAGCTCCTGATGATGTTTGAGGATGCGGCCCTTGCCCCCAAGGAGCGCGGCGAACTGGCGAAACAGGCTTACGAGGTGGCGCTGATCGGCTCGCGCGAGATCACCAGCATGGCGGTCAAGGCCAGCGAGAACGCTTTCGCCATCACCCGCAAGCGGATGACCGAGATTTTCGAGCAGTTCCGCAAGGCCGCGACAATCGGAAAGGATACGTGA
- a CDS encoding iron-containing alcohol dehydrogenase encodes MAFTFQTTPNIRFGAGASSKIGELLKGYKAAHVLLVTDEKVWAAGLTRNAEAAIAEAGIALTVFDGVVVDAPSHVIEAAAEICRERGFDAVVAIGGGSALDTAKLVAYLAKTPDRLDDIYGIDLATGDRLPLLLVPTTAGTGSEVTPVSIVKTLNNEKKAVISPLLIPDWAILDPELTLGLPPHLTAQTGIDAIVHAIEAYTGKIKKNPTSDWLALKALALLSANLRKVCADGSDLEARSEMLLGSMLAGMAFAHSPVAAVHALAYPIGEIFHEAHGLSVALVLPYVLEFNRPAAEALYAELSDVIQPGYRRQSDAADAVAFIAEIEAICRDCGLPGSLSAVGIGEGDLSKLAEDAMKQKDRLLVNNPRELDYDQVRAIYAKALAGASRL; translated from the coding sequence ATGGCCTTCACTTTCCAGACCACGCCCAACATCCGTTTCGGCGCAGGCGCGTCCAGCAAGATCGGCGAGCTCCTCAAGGGCTACAAGGCCGCCCATGTGCTGCTCGTCACCGACGAGAAGGTGTGGGCGGCCGGGCTGACGCGCAATGCGGAAGCGGCGATTGCCGAAGCCGGCATCGCGCTCACCGTGTTCGACGGCGTGGTCGTCGACGCGCCGTCGCATGTCATCGAAGCGGCGGCAGAAATCTGCCGCGAGCGCGGCTTCGACGCTGTCGTGGCGATCGGCGGCGGCAGCGCGCTGGATACGGCAAAGCTCGTCGCCTATCTCGCCAAAACCCCGGACAGGCTTGATGATATCTACGGTATCGACCTTGCCACCGGCGACCGGCTGCCACTGCTGCTGGTGCCGACCACGGCGGGCACCGGATCGGAAGTGACGCCGGTCTCCATCGTTAAAACGCTGAACAATGAGAAGAAGGCGGTGATCTCGCCGCTCCTCATCCCGGACTGGGCGATCCTCGATCCCGAACTGACGCTCGGCCTGCCGCCGCACCTCACCGCCCAGACGGGAATCGACGCCATAGTGCACGCGATCGAGGCCTATACCGGCAAGATCAAGAAGAACCCGACCTCCGACTGGCTCGCGCTGAAGGCGCTGGCGCTGCTGTCGGCCAATCTGAGGAAAGTGTGCGCGGACGGCTCTGACCTCGAAGCGCGCTCGGAAATGCTGCTCGGCTCCATGCTGGCCGGCATGGCGTTTGCCCATTCGCCGGTTGCAGCGGTGCATGCGCTCGCCTATCCGATCGGCGAGATCTTCCATGAGGCGCACGGCCTCTCCGTTGCGCTGGTCCTGCCTTACGTGTTGGAATTCAACCGGCCGGCGGCCGAAGCGCTCTATGCCGAGCTCTCCGACGTTATCCAGCCCGGCTATCGCCGCCAGTCCGATGCGGCGGACGCTGTGGCCTTCATCGCCGAGATCGAGGCGATCTGCCGAGACTGCGGGTTGCCCGGCTCGCTTTCGGCGGTTGGAATCGGCGAAGGCGATCTTTCCAAGCTGGCGGAGGATGCGATGAAACAGAAGGATCGCCTACTGGTCAACAATCCGCGCGAGCTCGACTACGACCAAGTTCGGGCGATCTATGCCAAAGCACTTGCGGGAGCGAGCAGGCTATGA
- a CDS encoding HAD-IA family hydrolase, which yields MCVAEHGKSTGVPGGGSSRGVDAGLHRLIWKAVDQVKIDAVYLVAAQLIGHTRRQLLALDSIGCFLNIRFEALYADARFTPAASSELNCCRGIIRRLLTDPGDRFMFPRRVESVILPKLRHGDFMPKIKKRALKRSRRRSAFVAMLPIQGTACTADRIGLPAQLEVAHPDDPFRTRPHAAAETAAGRPITVTHRLRDRRSRGATLISHISFDVWNTLVTANPSHATRRTKFLATCFDKEEAAVRNAYAEVKKWVNQQAIETGYAPSLSENIRLLMMRCNVQKDPGLIAKAFEHVFENCKPVVLDTTVRLIRSLADDGFTLSIGSNSSFISGTTMHNFLESTFGCVFRFGIYSDLLGYAKPNEAFFNKIIKSCGVAADNILHVGDDAICDLQGARSAGMRGALVGRSEDIQEAVYDAV from the coding sequence ATGTGCGTAGCCGAACACGGCAAATCGACTGGGGTGCCTGGCGGCGGCAGCTCCCGCGGCGTTGACGCAGGACTGCACCGTCTGATTTGGAAGGCCGTTGATCAAGTCAAAATTGATGCAGTTTACCTCGTGGCGGCGCAGTTGATTGGCCACACTCGCCGTCAACTCCTCGCCTTGGATTCGATTGGTTGCTTCTTGAACATCCGGTTCGAAGCTCTGTACGCCGATGCTCGGTTCACCCCGGCCGCTAGTAGCGAGTTGAATTGTTGCCGCGGCATTATACGCAGACTGTTGACTGACCCAGGCGACCGGTTTATGTTTCCGCGACGGGTTGAAAGCGTCATTTTGCCCAAACTACGTCATGGAGATTTTATGCCGAAAATAAAAAAGCGAGCCCTGAAACGAAGTCGGCGTCGGAGTGCATTCGTCGCCATGTTGCCGATCCAGGGAACGGCTTGTACGGCGGATCGGATTGGGCTGCCCGCCCAGTTGGAAGTGGCGCATCCCGACGATCCGTTTCGGACCCGCCCACACGCCGCAGCCGAAACGGCTGCGGGACGACCAATCACAGTTACGCATCGCTTGAGGGATCGCAGATCCCGTGGAGCCACGTTGATCAGTCACATTTCTTTTGACGTCTGGAATACTCTCGTAACAGCGAACCCAAGTCATGCGACGAGGAGGACCAAGTTTCTCGCCACCTGTTTTGATAAGGAAGAAGCAGCTGTGAGGAATGCATACGCGGAGGTCAAGAAGTGGGTTAACCAACAGGCGATCGAAACGGGGTACGCCCCATCCCTGTCCGAAAATATTCGTCTGCTTATGATGCGTTGTAATGTTCAAAAAGATCCAGGTTTGATCGCAAAGGCGTTTGAGCACGTTTTTGAGAATTGCAAACCAGTTGTTTTGGACACCACGGTGAGGTTAATCCGTTCGTTGGCAGACGACGGGTTTACGCTATCAATTGGTAGCAACTCGAGTTTTATTAGCGGCACTACGATGCACAACTTTCTTGAGAGCACCTTTGGATGCGTATTTCGGTTCGGAATCTATTCCGACCTGCTTGGATATGCAAAGCCAAACGAGGCATTTTTCAACAAAATCATCAAGTCGTGCGGCGTTGCGGCCGACAACATCCTGCATGTGGGCGATGACGCCATCTGCGATCTGCAAGGTGCACGCAGCGCTGGAATGCGCGGTGCCCTGGTGGGAAGATCTGAGGACATTCAAGAGGCTGTTTATGACGCAGTTTGA
- a CDS encoding phosphoribosyltransferase family protein, whose product MTQFEEFALYEFQSIEDAPFRPEQYSRLKFGCDEAAREMGHQMADAFFEKNASTILNGRCLMIPSPFNFVPNAANVMTMHLLDRLNNHIVDAKGNHVEYATVPRKISYMDDYGFLSGEDRKSLIAGDRFYFNSQHFEGRCLLFIDDVKITGTHQNKLVELMREQQLENKTFFLYFARYTGDRPNIESELNFAAVKSIKDLNRIVVEPSHHMTARTIKYILSADPDDLYNHFLRFRSHRYLKALYFNCLNEGYYKIQKYQANIDLIRNVVKLAEQQIPKC is encoded by the coding sequence ATGACGCAGTTTGAGGAGTTTGCGCTTTATGAATTTCAGTCAATCGAAGATGCACCCTTTCGACCGGAACAATATTCGCGTCTGAAGTTCGGTTGCGACGAGGCCGCTCGCGAGATGGGCCACCAGATGGCAGACGCGTTCTTCGAAAAAAACGCATCCACAATACTGAACGGTCGCTGCCTGATGATTCCGTCGCCATTCAATTTCGTTCCGAATGCAGCAAATGTAATGACTATGCATTTGCTAGATCGCCTCAACAACCACATCGTTGATGCGAAAGGCAACCATGTGGAATATGCGACTGTCCCGCGAAAGATCAGTTACATGGACGATTATGGATTTCTTTCAGGGGAGGATCGCAAATCATTGATTGCTGGTGATAGGTTCTACTTCAACTCGCAACATTTCGAAGGTCGTTGTCTTCTGTTTATCGACGACGTGAAGATCACTGGCACTCACCAAAACAAGTTGGTCGAGCTCATGCGCGAGCAGCAGTTAGAGAATAAAACATTTTTCCTGTATTTTGCTCGATACACGGGCGATCGTCCTAACATAGAATCCGAGCTAAATTTTGCCGCCGTTAAGTCAATCAAGGATCTAAACCGGATCGTGGTGGAGCCTAGTCATCACATGACCGCTCGGACAATAAAATACATCCTCTCGGCAGATCCAGATGACCTCTATAACCATTTTCTAAGGTTCAGAAGCCACCGGTACCTTAAGGCTCTTTATTTCAATTGCTTAAATGAAGGGTATTACAAAATACAAAAATATCAGGCAAATATAGATCTCATTCGCAATGTTGTTAAATTAGCGGAACAGCAAATCCCTAAGTGCTAA
- the repA gene encoding plasmid partitioning protein RepA, with protein sequence MPPTENPPQMETTSERIERRINELWDRLRERGAPDFRDRDDRTLRSFSLGEVAEILGVSGSYLRQLSIDGLGPTPGLGTAGRRSYTLRQINELRAYLASARPKEALKFCPRRREGEKLQIISVASGSASTTTSYYLAQGLALQGYRVLAIDLDPKGSLSKMFGYYFPDIGCPDHPTTMYGALRYDDDRVSMSSVIRPTHFDGLDLVPGTFELEIFERESTKRFDNEDLRHPDASIRMVDALKEVEQGYDVVVIHCGRGGFLTAGAYEAATGVLVTVRPQWPEIKSMGLSLYRFSHLVSLIEKAGRSVNYDFTKYLVTGHDPRDVSQQEAVALLRDWLGDDLLTATVWESDAIRQAWMKNRSLYELSAGEVGRSAYEQAMETLNSTNAEVMDLIAEVWGRPPMYVSRASRTAGKASS encoded by the coding sequence ATGCCACCCACTGAGAATCCACCTCAAATGGAAACCACTTCGGAGCGCATCGAGCGCCGTATCAACGAACTCTGGGATCGCCTAAGGGAGCGGGGAGCTCCTGATTTTCGAGACCGAGACGACAGGACCCTTCGCTCGTTCTCCTTGGGCGAGGTTGCCGAAATTCTCGGCGTGTCGGGCAGCTATTTGCGCCAGTTGTCAATTGATGGGCTGGGGCCAACACCGGGGCTAGGGACCGCAGGACGGCGCTCCTATACGCTTCGACAGATCAACGAACTCCGCGCTTATCTCGCTTCGGCCCGTCCAAAAGAGGCTTTGAAGTTTTGCCCGCGCAGGCGCGAGGGTGAGAAACTACAGATCATCTCAGTAGCCTCCGGCTCCGCAAGCACCACCACATCGTACTATCTGGCTCAGGGCCTTGCACTTCAAGGATACCGCGTTCTCGCTATAGATCTCGATCCGAAGGGCTCATTGTCGAAAATGTTCGGCTATTATTTTCCGGATATCGGTTGTCCCGACCACCCTACGACCATGTATGGCGCTTTAAGATATGATGACGATCGGGTCAGTATGAGCTCTGTAATCCGACCCACCCATTTTGATGGTCTTGATCTTGTGCCGGGTACTTTCGAGCTCGAAATATTCGAACGGGAAAGTACGAAGCGCTTCGATAATGAGGACTTGAGGCACCCAGACGCTAGCATCAGAATGGTGGATGCGCTCAAGGAAGTCGAGCAGGGCTACGACGTTGTCGTTATCCACTGTGGACGTGGAGGCTTTCTGACCGCGGGTGCGTATGAAGCCGCGACCGGCGTTCTGGTGACGGTCCGCCCTCAATGGCCTGAGATCAAGTCAATGGGCCTGTCCCTCTACCGCTTCTCGCATTTGGTCTCTTTGATCGAAAAGGCTGGGAGGTCGGTAAATTATGATTTCACCAAATATTTGGTGACAGGGCACGATCCGCGTGACGTCTCACAGCAGGAGGCAGTCGCACTACTGCGGGACTGGCTGGGGGATGATCTGTTGACTGCGACCGTCTGGGAATCGGACGCGATCCGGCAAGCTTGGATGAAAAACCGGTCGTTGTATGAGCTGTCAGCGGGAGAGGTAGGCCGGTCGGCGTACGAGCAAGCGATGGAAACGCTGAATTCCACCAATGCGGAGGTAATGGACCTCATAGCCGAGGTTTGGGGCCGTCCCCCGATGTATGTGTCGAGGGCTTCGCGGACTGCAGGTAAGGCGAGTTCCTAA
- a CDS encoding NPP1 family protein, whose protein sequence is MALTLPHNRRTLLTALISLCALSGPTRAADVIDHDKVQGFPDSTSGFLKTFQPYLKVYNGCVPFPAVDAAGNVSGGLNPSGAMDGHCSRSIGQVYVRAESSFRGQCAIMYAWYFPKEQNVDGPGNLGHRSGWQNVVVWTASCDSQARVNAVSYSSHGHYNRKTEPHMSGTHPLVAYQRNPFPLNPSLVDTRTRGGMQPAINWFDMTPAARHTLDTYVFGKGVPFNDYNFYYNLSKALL, encoded by the coding sequence ATGGCACTCACCCTTCCCCATAATCGGCGAACTCTGCTTACCGCGTTAATCTCCCTTTGCGCACTATCGGGGCCGACGCGCGCGGCTGATGTCATTGATCACGATAAGGTCCAAGGGTTTCCCGACAGCACCTCCGGCTTCCTCAAGACCTTCCAGCCCTATCTCAAGGTTTACAACGGCTGTGTCCCTTTCCCGGCCGTGGATGCCGCCGGCAACGTCAGCGGCGGCCTGAACCCGTCGGGAGCGATGGACGGCCATTGCTCACGAAGCATCGGACAGGTCTACGTCAGAGCGGAATCATCCTTCAGGGGCCAGTGCGCGATCATGTACGCTTGGTATTTTCCCAAGGAGCAGAACGTCGACGGACCCGGCAATTTAGGGCATCGGTCTGGTTGGCAGAATGTCGTCGTCTGGACGGCGAGTTGTGACAGCCAAGCGCGGGTGAACGCAGTCAGCTACTCAAGCCATGGTCATTACAACCGGAAGACAGAGCCTCACATGAGCGGAACACATCCGCTGGTCGCCTATCAGCGCAACCCATTCCCGCTCAACCCTTCACTGGTTGACACCAGGACTCGTGGCGGGATGCAGCCTGCAATAAACTGGTTCGACATGACGCCAGCAGCGAGACACACGCTTGACACCTATGTCTTCGGCAAGGGGGTGCCATTCAACGATTACAACTTCTACTACAATCTGAGCAAGGCCCTATTGTAA
- a CDS encoding CoA-transferase translates to MRNKFVSAAEAVAIIRSGDRADFSGFGGIGTPEAVICAVEKRFLETGEPSNLTFVFAAAPGGGKDKGLNRLAHDACVHRELGG, encoded by the coding sequence ATGCGCAACAAATTTGTCTCCGCCGCCGAAGCCGTGGCGATCATCCGTTCGGGCGATAGAGCCGATTTTTCCGGATTCGGCGGCATCGGCACGCCGGAGGCGGTGATCTGCGCCGTCGAGAAGCGTTTCCTCGAAACGGGCGAGCCGAGCAATCTCACCTTTGTCTTTGCCGCCGCCCCGGGCGGCGGCAAAGACAAGGGCCTCAACCGACTGGCGCATGACGCTTGCGTCCATCGCGAGCTGGGCGGGTGA